One segment of Streptomyces sp. NBC_01463 DNA contains the following:
- a CDS encoding CocE/NonD family hydrolase: MSRAVSGSRFRSRSKSLSRKPLALVAGAALAAPLALAGTAQAGTAAAASEYTVTALKFTVSAGGRSCTVDADLYRPAGADAAHPVPAVLATNGFGGSKSDGSTDGIGKAFASRGYAGLVYSGLGFGKSGCLISLDDPQTDGRAAAALVDFLGGTRAADDGTKADFVTQDAPGDPTVGMIGGSYGGAIQMATAAVDPRVDALVPLITWNDLAYALAPNNAGPATGVSSDTPGVFKWQWTNGFYLMGEGQTILSPSLDPSRFGSLTCLHFAPQACDTIRLLNSGRYPDDKSAAMLDYARSVSPVSYLKRVKAPTLLIQGQADSLFNLNEATATYRTLKEQGTTAKMIWQAWGHSGGQAEGELDLAQGNLESSYVGGRILAWFDRYLRHETRTDTGPEFAYYRDWQSGYGTAAAVPGPTRKMYLSGDGKLVDNRAKVARGSRQYTNWLVPTSHSESSLAGLIGLPDPKPYDTKGTYLGWSSDPLTSAVDVVGAPKATLKVVSPKTERVQNSGDAADKLVLFAKVYDVAPDGSRTLVNRLVSPVRVPDVTRPFTVQLPGIVHRYETGHRLEFVIAASDTAYFGNRGIKPVTVVSAPEDTGVLELPVVGGTAD; the protein is encoded by the coding sequence GTGTCGCGTGCTGTCTCCGGTTCCCGCTTCCGTTCCCGGTCGAAGTCACTGTCCCGCAAACCGCTCGCCCTCGTCGCCGGAGCCGCGCTCGCCGCGCCCCTCGCACTCGCCGGCACCGCCCAGGCGGGAACAGCGGCCGCGGCGTCCGAATACACCGTCACCGCACTGAAGTTCACCGTGTCGGCGGGCGGGCGGTCCTGCACCGTGGACGCCGACCTCTACCGCCCGGCCGGGGCCGACGCCGCGCATCCGGTCCCCGCCGTCCTCGCCACCAACGGCTTCGGCGGCAGCAAGTCCGACGGCTCGACCGACGGCATCGGCAAGGCGTTCGCCTCGCGCGGCTACGCCGGACTCGTCTACTCCGGCCTGGGTTTCGGCAAGTCCGGCTGTCTCATCAGCCTCGACGACCCGCAGACCGACGGCAGGGCGGCCGCCGCCCTCGTCGACTTCCTCGGCGGGACCCGCGCAGCCGACGACGGCACGAAGGCCGACTTCGTCACCCAGGACGCCCCCGGTGACCCCACGGTCGGCATGATCGGCGGCTCGTACGGCGGAGCCATCCAGATGGCCACCGCGGCCGTCGACCCCCGCGTCGACGCCCTCGTCCCGCTCATCACCTGGAACGACCTCGCCTACGCGCTGGCCCCCAACAACGCCGGCCCGGCCACGGGTGTCTCGTCGGACACCCCGGGCGTCTTCAAGTGGCAGTGGACCAACGGCTTCTACCTGATGGGGGAGGGGCAGACGATCCTCAGCCCCAGCCTCGACCCGTCCCGCTTCGGCAGCCTCACCTGCCTCCACTTCGCCCCGCAGGCCTGCGACACCATCCGGCTGCTCAACTCCGGCCGCTACCCCGACGACAAGTCGGCCGCGATGCTCGACTACGCGCGCAGCGTCTCGCCCGTCTCCTATCTGAAGCGCGTCAAGGCGCCGACCCTCCTGATCCAGGGGCAGGCCGACAGCCTGTTCAACCTCAACGAGGCGACGGCCACGTACCGGACGCTCAAGGAGCAGGGCACCACCGCCAAGATGATCTGGCAGGCCTGGGGCCACAGCGGCGGCCAGGCGGAGGGCGAACTCGACCTGGCCCAGGGCAATCTGGAGAGCAGCTACGTCGGCGGGCGCATCCTCGCCTGGTTCGACCGCTACCTCCGCCACGAGACGAGGACCGACACCGGCCCCGAGTTCGCCTACTACCGCGACTGGCAGAGCGGCTACGGCACCGCGGCCGCCGTGCCCGGCCCGACCAGGAAGATGTACCTCTCCGGCGACGGCAAGCTCGTCGACAACCGCGCCAAGGTGGCCCGCGGCAGCCGCCAGTACACCAACTGGCTGGTGCCCACCAGTCATTCGGAGAGCTCCCTCGCGGGTCTCATCGGACTGCCCGACCCCAAGCCGTACGACACGAAGGGCACCTACCTCGGCTGGAGCAGCGACCCCCTGACCTCGGCCGTCGACGTCGTCGGCGCCCCGAAGGCCACCCTGAAGGTCGTCTCGCCGAAGACCGAGCGCGTGCAGAACAGCGGCGACGCCGCCGACAAGCTCGTGCTGTTCGCCAAGGTGTACGACGTGGCGCCGGACGGCTCCAGGACGCTGGTGAACCGGCTCGTCTCACCGGTCAGGGTGCCCGACGTGACCCGGCCCTTCACCGTGCAGCTGCCCGGCATCGTCCACCGGTACGAGACGGGGCACCGGCTCGAATTCGTGATCGCCGCCAGCGACACCGCCTACTTCGGCAACCGCGGCATCAAGCCGGTCACGGTCGTGAGCGCACCCGAGGACACCGGAGTGCTGGAGCTGCCGGTGGTCGGCGGTACGGCCGACTGA
- a CDS encoding LapA family protein: protein MSPKDVSSGGRGSSGAFTPARILVLVIAVLSIVFIAENTDEVEVRLIVPLVTAPLYVWLIVMFLAGMACGAYVFRRRTK from the coding sequence ATGAGCCCGAAGGATGTGTCGAGCGGTGGCAGGGGCAGTTCGGGCGCGTTCACACCGGCCCGCATCCTGGTCCTCGTCATCGCGGTCCTGTCGATCGTGTTCATCGCCGAGAACACCGACGAGGTCGAGGTCCGCCTCATCGTCCCGCTCGTGACCGCGCCGCTCTACGTGTGGCTGATCGTGATGTTCCTGGCCGGGATGGCGTGCGGAGCGTACGTCTTCCGCAGGCGGACCAAGTGA